A region of the bacterium genome:
AGAAAAAGCATCACCAAAAGAAAGGAAACGGCGGCTACAAAAATCACAATCAACTGGGTTTTCGTAATCTTTCTCCCCTCTTTACCGGCTGGAATAATCAAAGCAGGAGGTAATTTCGCTTCCTGATCTGTCCCTGTCTGGATTTGGTATTTTCGGATTATGAGTTCTGGGTCCAGGCCAATAAACTCCGCATATGCCCGGATGAAATTGCGATTGAAGATGCCCCCCGGCAGAGCCCCAAAGTTATCCTTCTCAATCGCTTCGAGCATTCGAATATTGATCTTAGTGGCATCGGAGATCTCACGTAATGAGATTTCTCGAAACTCTCGCTCTCTTTTCAGTTCCTCCCCTATGGAGATCATAAAAACTAAACACAGGTATGATGGCTAAAATATAGACTACACCTGAATTGGTCGTTAATTTTAGCCCTTTCCTTTCCGGCTTGTCAACGAAGGTTTTTACCGCAGAGATCGCAGAGGGCGCAGAGAGAAAAAGAGAATTTTTTCTCCGCGCTCTCTGCGTTCTCGGCGGTGAAATTAATACTCGCCTGTCAGGATGCGGTCGGCGGCTGCGCGGATCAGGTGCGGTGTTTGGGCATCTTTCGCCAGTATTTCGAGGTCCCTTTTCTGGAGTTTGGAAAGGAAGGAGAGCGTAAAACGAAGCGGGGTTCTCAAATTACGCACGAGCGCAAGACGAACCGGATAGCGGTTCGTCCATTGACGGTCGGATGCGATCGTTTCGAGAACACCTACGGGTGTTAGCTCGTTGCTGATAATCGGCAGCAAATCCTCTTCGACAAAACGGGGATTGCGCAACAAACACCCGAATACGGATGGCTCCAGTTCAGTTTTTAATAGACCGATCACCGGGCGGGGGGCGGTCCTTGCCAGCGTCTTCTTTTCCCCCAAAGTCAGCCCGGACACTTTTTCCCGAAGATAGTTTTCGGCCGACCGGCGCAGAGGAGGGAAAAGCCGGTAATTTTCAGCGATTCGAACCAGGTCGTTCCAGAAAAGTGTTTGCAGGAGACGCATGGACAGCGTATAGGGAGTCTTTGGACAATTTACGATGCCGAATTGTACTTTGTAGCTTTTACTGAAGCGATCATGAACCGTCTGGATAATTTCCTTCGTGATGTGTGGATTTCGAAGAAGCGAAAGTATGTGTTCTTCGGAAAGGACCGGGTTCGAAAGACAGAGCATCAATCGCGATCGATTGGTGCTGGAAACGATTGAATATAACTCTTCACCGCTGCACGTAAGTGGTGACGGTTCCAATTCAGGGCTCATTTTCAACGCAGAGACGTGGAGACGCAGAGAAAAGAGATTAAAACTCTGCGTCTCTGCGCCTCTGCGTTAAATCCTAAGCTTTCCAGCGCAGCACAGGTCTGCGAGCTGCTTCGGCTTCATCCAGACGCGAAATCTTTGTCGTATGGGGGGCTGATTTCACCGTTTCAGGTTCTGTTTTTGCCTCTTCATCAATCTTTTTCATCGCCTCTACAAATGCGTCGAGCGTTTCCAGCGATTCCGTTTCAGTCGGCTCGATCATCATAGCTCCTGGCACAATTAACGGGAAATAGATGGTGGGTGGGTGAAATCCGTAATCCATCAATCGTTTTGCAATATCCAGCGTTTTCACGTCCTGTTTTAGCTGCCATTTATCAGAAAAAATAACTTCGTGCATGACCGGACGATCATAGGGTAGATGATAATTCTCTTTCAGTTTGACACGCAAATAATTGGCATTCAGAACTGCCAGCTCAGCAACGTTCCGGATGTGATCACTTCCGTAGGCCAAAAGATAAGTATAGGCTCGCACCAGAATTCGAAAGTTTCCATAGAATGAATGAATTTTTCCGATTGAATCCGGGAAATCACTCGAAAAACTATAACCTTCACCCTTTTTCACGATGCGCGGAACAGGTAGAAAAGGCTCAAGCGCCGATTTTACAAGTACCGGTCCCGCTCCCGGTCCGCCGCCGCCGTGCGGCGTGCTGAAGGTTTTGTGAAGATTCAAATGCATTACATCGGCGCCGAAATCTCCGGGTCGCGCAACGCCGACCACAGCATTCATGTTGGCGCCATCCAGATATACAAATCCTCCCTTTGCGTGCAAGATCTGAGCAATCTTTCCTATATCTTCTTCAAATAACCCGACCGTGTTGGGGTTAGTTATCATGAGCGCTGCAACATCTTCATTCATGGCAGCCGTGAGAGATTTCAAGTCCAGGCATCCTCTCTCATTTGCAGGCAGTTCCACAATGTCATATCCGCATAGCGCCGCGCTTGCAGGATTGGTTCCGTGCGCCGAATGAGGGATCAAGATTTTCTTGCGAGGGTTTTGATCTCTCTTGAGCAGACACGCCCGAACCAGCATCATTCCTGTCATTTCTCCCTGCGCGCCTGCGGACGGTTGCAACGAGATTGCGTCCATTCCGAAAATCTCGCACAGATATTGTTGCAACAGGAATAGCAGTTCGAGATTCCCTTGCAATGTGGAGTAGGGTTGTTCCGGATGCGTATAAGCGAAGCCTGGAAACGCCGCCGTTCGCTCGTTGATTTTCGGATTGTATTTCATCGTGCAGGAGCCTAACGGATAAAAAGCAGTATCAATGCTATGGTTCCATTGAGATATTCTGGTGAAATGACGAATCACTTCCAGCTCACTGATCTCCGGCATTTCGGAAATCTGCTCACGAATCAATTCTCCAGGCAGTATTTCTTCCGCCTTCACTTCTGCAATTTCCGCGGGAGGCAACGAATAGCCGGAGCGGTCCTTCCGCTTTTCAAAAATCAGAGGTTCATCCAGATGGCCTGCTTGTTTTGTTGATTTCATCGCAGTCCTTCCAGCTCAACCGCAAGTTGATCCACTTTATTTTTCTTGGTCATTTCTGTTACGCAGATCAATAAATGTCGCGCGAATTCCGGATAGTAGCGCCCGAGTGGGATTCCTGGATAAATCTTTTTGCCGGCCAGTTTCCGGCAAACTTCTTCAGCATCCGAAGACAATTCCAGAACGAATTCATTAAAATGAGGTCCGGAAAAAGCGATGCGTCCCGCCTTGCGGAGTTTTTCTTTCGCATAGTGAGCCATCTGAAGATTGCGAAGCGCCAAATTGCGAAATCCTTCTGCGCCTAGATAGGACAAATACACGGTTACTGCGAGTGCGCATAAACCTTGATTGGTGCAGATGTTTGAAGTGGCTTTTTCACGACGAATATGTTGTTCGCGCGCTGCGAGAGTCAACACGAATCCGCGGCGTCCTTTCTGATCCTTTGCCATTCCAACCAGACGTCCGGGGAGCATTCGCATCAAGTTTTGCCTTGTAGCAAGAAATCCAACGTACGGGCCACCATAACCCACAGGCAAGCCCAGTGACTGCGCTTCACCGGCGCACAGGTCGGCTCCACAGTCTCCCGGAGAGTTCAAGATTCCCAGAGACAAAGCTTCCGCTACGATCGAAATACCCAGCACGCTTCTCTGTTTGGCTGCTTGAAATAGAGCCGTTTGATCTTCCACGACTCCGAAGTAGTTCGGTGACTGAATTGCAACACAAATCGTATTGTCATCCAGCTGCTTTGCCAGCCCCGCAGAGTCCACTCTGCCTTGTGCATCGTAAGACAGTTCAACGATTTCAACCGGTAGATTGGCCGTGTAAGTCCGGATGACCTTTCGGTAATTCGGATGAACCGACCTGGCAAGCAGGACTTTGGTGCGTCCGGATTGAGCCCGCCGCGCCATGAGCACCGCTTCTGCAGCCGAAGAAGCTCCGTCATACATCGATGCATTTGCGATATCGAGTCCTGTGATCTGGCAGATATATGTCTGAAACTCAAAAATTGCTTGCAGCGTTCCTTGACTGATCTCCGGCTGATACGGCGTATAGCTGGTCATGAATTCGCCACGGCTGATCAATGCGTCCACTAGCGCCGGCGAATAATGATGATAAGCGCCACCACCAAGAAAAGAAGAAGATTCCAGCAAATGATGATTGCGCGCTGAGAGCTGCCACAAATGTTCCGTTAATTCCTGTTCCGACAGGGCTGCCGGAATGGAAAATTGACCCTGAAATTTGAGCGCGGCCGGAATCATGGAGAAGAGTTCATCGAAGTTGCCGACTCCAACTTCCTCCATCATCTTTTTGATGTCTTGTTCCGTTGCAGGAATGTATCTCATTATTAATCGTGGATCGTGATCGTGATCGTAATCGTTCTAATGCTGATCTTGTGAAATCAACTCTTCGTATTCTTCAGCGCTGAGAAGCCCCTCAAGATCCGCTTCATTGTTCACTTTAATTTTGATCAGCCACCCTTTGTCATGAGCATCTTCGTTGATCAGTTCCGGTCTTTGCACAACATCATTGTTTACTGCCACAACTTCCATAGAAACAGGAGCATAGATTTCGGAAACAGCCTTCACAGATTCCACCGATCCAAAAGGTTTTCCTGCTTCGTAATTCTTTCCTGGCTGCGGCAATTCCACAAATACGATATCTCCGAGCTGCTTTTGAGCGTAAATGGTGATGCCGACTACAGCTTGAGATCCATCTTTCTTGATCCATTCGTGCTCTTTTGTATAGAGGTATTCTTTTGGATACATTCGAAGCTCCTTACTTCTTTCTTCTGTAAAACGGAGTTGGTACAACACGCGCTTTCAAACGTTTTCCCCGCACATCAATTTCAAATTCCTGATCGACCGCTGCGTACTCATCAGGCAGATACAACAGACCAATCGCTTTTTTCAAATAGGGCGCATAGGTACCGCTCGTAACTGCTCCCACTTTTTTGTCTTCGATAAAGGCGTCATATCCATGTCTCGCGATGCCGCGGTCCAAAATCTCGAAACCGGCGAGTTTTCGATCGAGGCCATTTTCTTTTTGATTCCACAAAGCGGACCTGCCGATGAAATCACCCTTATCCCACTTGATGATCCATTCAAGATCTGCTTCCAGCACGGTCGTTGTCTGGTCAATGTCATTGCCGTAGAGAACCATTTTTGCTTCCAGTCGAAGAGTGTCCCTCGCTCCTAATCCGGCGAGAGTAACATGATCCCCTCCGATTTCACGAATCCGGTTCCAGAGGGAAGCGGCTTTCGCAGGCTTGCTAAAAATTTCGAATCCATCTTCACCTGTATAACCGGTCCTGGCCGCGATGACC
Encoded here:
- a CDS encoding helix-turn-helix domain-containing protein; protein product: MISIGEELKREREFREISLREISDATKINIRMLEAIEKDNFGALPGGIFNRNFIRAYAEFIGLDPELIIRKYQIQTGTDQEAKLPPALIIPAGKEGRKITKTQLIVIFVAAVSFLLVMLFLVWRFPEKMPFRKNTVVTPVTASDDSFV
- the gcvPB gene encoding aminomethyl-transferring glycine dehydrogenase subunit GcvPB; this encodes MKSTKQAGHLDEPLIFEKRKDRSGYSLPPAEIAEVKAEEILPGELIREQISEMPEISELEVIRHFTRISQWNHSIDTAFYPLGSCTMKYNPKINERTAAFPGFAYTHPEQPYSTLQGNLELLFLLQQYLCEIFGMDAISLQPSAGAQGEMTGMMLVRACLLKRDQNPRKKILIPHSAHGTNPASAALCGYDIVELPANERGCLDLKSLTAAMNEDVAALMITNPNTVGLFEEDIGKIAQILHAKGGFVYLDGANMNAVVGVARPGDFGADVMHLNLHKTFSTPHGGGGPGAGPVLVKSALEPFLPVPRIVKKGEGYSFSSDFPDSIGKIHSFYGNFRILVRAYTYLLAYGSDHIRNVAELAVLNANYLRVKLKENYHLPYDRPVMHEVIFSDKWQLKQDVKTLDIAKRLMDYGFHPPTIYFPLIVPGAMMIEPTETESLETLDAFVEAMKKIDEEAKTEPETVKSAPHTTKISRLDEAEAARRPVLRWKA
- the gcvPA gene encoding aminomethyl-transferring glycine dehydrogenase subunit GcvPA; translated protein: MRYIPATEQDIKKMMEEVGVGNFDELFSMIPAALKFQGQFSIPAALSEQELTEHLWQLSARNHHLLESSSFLGGGAYHHYSPALVDALISRGEFMTSYTPYQPEISQGTLQAIFEFQTYICQITGLDIANASMYDGASSAAEAVLMARRAQSGRTKVLLARSVHPNYRKVIRTYTANLPVEIVELSYDAQGRVDSAGLAKQLDDNTICVAIQSPNYFGVVEDQTALFQAAKQRSVLGISIVAEALSLGILNSPGDCGADLCAGEAQSLGLPVGYGGPYVGFLATRQNLMRMLPGRLVGMAKDQKGRRGFVLTLAAREQHIRREKATSNICTNQGLCALAVTVYLSYLGAEGFRNLALRNLQMAHYAKEKLRKAGRIAFSGPHFNEFVLELSSDAEEVCRKLAGKKIYPGIPLGRYYPEFARHLLICVTEMTKKNKVDQLAVELEGLR
- the gcvH gene encoding glycine cleavage system protein GcvH, which gives rise to MYPKEYLYTKEHEWIKKDGSQAVVGITIYAQKQLGDIVFVELPQPGKNYEAGKPFGSVESVKAVSEIYAPVSMEVVAVNNDVVQRPELINEDAHDKGWLIKIKVNNEADLEGLLSAEEYEELISQDQH